AATCAAATGACGATTCAAGCTTGGTCTCCTTATCAATATGGCTTTTTTGAAGGTGTTTTTCTCGGAAATGAGAAATTCTCAGAGTTAAACGAAACGCTAGATCGTATTGCTAAAAAGTACGATTGCTCATCAACTGGTTTAGCAACTTCTTGGATTTTAAGACATCCAGCTAATATGCAAGTGATTGCTGGAACGATGAATACTGCGCGTATCAAAGAGATAGCAAAAGCAGCTGATATCGTGCTTTCAAGGGAAGAATGGTATGAAATTTATCGCGCTGCGGGGAATATTCTACCTTAAGATATATGTTTTTCATATAATCTTCACAATGATTGAGTATCATTTCTGTTGTAAAGCAATCCTATTTTGTGTGTGAATAATATAAAAAGTCCATTCCATATGTGGGGAATGGACTTTTTTGATCAAAGATACTTGCTTTGGTTCGTTGGTAATGACGCTGTTTGCTGAAGTAGTGTTTTTATTTGTTCCTCTATTTTATTAGCAAGTGAGTGATCTTCCAATATTTTCATATAGTCTTTCAATACAAATAGTTTGGTCAAATAATAATTATTTTCAGTTTGCTTGTAATTCAAAATATCTGTATTCAAATGAAAATTGACTAAATAATAATGACTTGGAAAATAAAAAATGAATTCTTTTGTTTTCTTTAGTAATAGTTGAACAAAAAGATAGTCATTGTTATTTAAAGCGACAGAAGTCATTGTAGTCAGTGCCTGATGAAAAGCCTGTTGATATGCTTGAGTAAGTGAAAGGTAGTCAGAAAAATCATCAAGCTGTTCAATGATTTTCAAACCTGCATATTTAGCTGTTTTATATGTCAGAAAAGTACACATATCCGAAAACAATGTTAAATCGATGGTAGAAAAAAAGGTTAATCTGTTTATGTATGAATGCAATTGATTTAAATCAGATTCTGATATTTGTTCAATTTTTTCAACGTCGAGCTCATTCATCCTCTTTTTACAAAATAAATAATCGTGAAAATGTTTGATACTTTGTTCTTTCTTTTTTTCTAATGTGTTGTACAGTTTTTGAGGATAGTCATGTGAAAGATTTTCTCTTGTATATTCAGCACATTTTTTTCGATAAAATTCAGGAGTTTGACCGCCCATTTTTAAAAAGAGAAAATCATCGTAGCTTACATGCAAGCGCTCAAGCAACTCAACCAAGATCTGAACTTGTATACCGGTTTGATTTCTTTCTATCTTAGAATACGTATGCCTTGAAATGATTCCTTGACAGCACTCTAGTTGAGTAAGTTTTCGATAGGTGCGCAGTTGTTTTAATACTTCTCCATCTGATTTTGTTTTCATAGTAATCGCTCCTTTTTTATTGATTTCAAGAAAAGATTATAGCTGAACTATTAAAAAAAATTAATAAAAGAGTCGATATTTCGCTCAAAAAGACGAAAATAAATCGTTTTTGAGAAGGAGATAGTTAAAATTTGCGCTTTTTTCAATGATCGATGGTAACTTATTTTCAAAGGATCTATAATGAGAGAAATGGGAGAACAAATAAAATGAATGAAGAATGTGGTAAGCATTGTTATTTATTACTAAAAGGAAGTTGATTTTAGTATCAAGTTCGTAATATAAAAATCAAAAAATAGTTGTTTTATTTTTAAAAGCATGTTAATTTAAAAGAGTATTGAAGTTTAACAAGAAGAAACTAATAAAAAAAATAGAGATGCGCTAGTATCACTCGCCAGGTTTCTCAGGCCTAGGTCAGCATAATACTAGTCCACAATAAAACAGCGTGTACTGATTTATGTGGAATGCACCCCTGTAGCTTACTGAAGCAAGCCACATTCTAGAGTATAGCAAAGTTTTCAGATTTTTGATAGAGAAAAAAGCAGCTTTTTATTTTTCTATCACTAGTAAGAATAAACTTTCGTTTTGTATTACTCGCATTTTGTTTGTGTGTTTATTTGAGCTAGGGCGCGTTACACTTAATAAGTGGCGCGCCCTAGCTTTTTTGTTATTAGTTTCTTCTTTTTAAGCTTTACTTAAAAATGAAGAAGCGTTGTTGGAGGTGTTAATTTGGCAAGGAAAGATTCTATAAAAATGACAAAAGAGGATATTATTTCCTCAGCTAAATCAATGAAGCTGTTTGGCCAATCTGTTCAATGGACTGTAAATCCGGAAAATCAAACGATCGAAAAACGTGTAATGTATTTTGAAGAAGGGAAAAAGGGAAAGCAATATACGGTTGTTGAGTCGAAAATAATAGAAAACATTTATGAAGACGTTCATATGGTTTTTGATTGTAAAAAGACAATGATTGCTAAACGTTCAAAGCAAGGTGCAGCTCTTTATTATACGGGTAAAGGTGATGTTTACAATAGTATTCTCCAACGCCTAGCCTATAACCAAAAATTGAAGCTCAATGCTAAAGTATATCAAATGAGTAAAAAATAGCGACAGAAATTGAATATCCGGTGAGTCCACCGCTTTCGTTATCAGTACAGCTTAGGGCGAAAGAGTAGAACCGAATGAGGTATTGCTGTGACATTGAGAGACTTTTCAAGTATTCTGCTCTCATAGAGTTTGAAGTTTCGATTGCTATAAACTTCACGATAGGACATGAGTTTTCTCACTCATTTTTTTAGGCAGGTTAAAATTTAGTTACTTTTATCGCCGACAAAGAATAGACAAGACTCAGGTAAGACGACAAAAAGGTCGTCTTTTTTTGTACCTAAAAGGAGGGACAGCAATGGAAATTCGATCACCGCCGAAGAAAGAAACAAGCATAAAATAAATGATTAAGTGGGGGAAAATAATGAAAATAAGACAACAGAAAATTCTTACATGGCTTGTTCTTTTCTTTATGCTAGCTTCAAATTTTATATTTGTGATACAGCCAATCACAGCTTATGCAGAAAATGGGGTAGAAAACAGTTTAGTTGATGATGAACAGAGAGATCAATCGATCGACGCTACAGACAGTCAAACGATCGAAACAAGCACTGAGGAACTAGAAACTCCAAATGAATTAGAAGCAGCGTTTCCAGAGCCAGTGATTGAAAAAGATTCGTTGCTTGAGGAAGAAAGCACTGAAGAAAATACGGAGCAAGAACGATCAGGTGCTGAATTAGCTGCAAGAGCAGATCCATATAGTGTAGAAGGCTTGACTGATGCAGAAATCATTGCTTTAGCTAATCATATGTACGGCTCTTATGCTAGTGTAAATCCAACCTTTGAAGTTCATGTAACAAATGATCAAGGTGTTGTCCTCAATATACCTTTTGCGAGAGCTAGAGGCGTTGGATCAGTAGAAAAGCTGATACCAATGTCCTATTCAGTAAAATTAGATCAAACTTGGCTGATTATTGCCTTGCATGTTGAAAAGTTTAGAATAGATGGAGGTATTGCTTATTGTGTTCAGCCAGGAGTTGAGTTTGGCCAAGGTGAAGGTTATGTTCCGCATCCTTCAATAGGTTTGATCAATGAGAACCAAAAACAGATAATCAACAATATCATCAATTTTGGCTCCAATGGGAATGATTCTGATGAGTTATATATGGCAACACAGTTTTATATTTGGGAAGCTTTAGGATATACAGTTCAAAGTGATTTGACTAATTATGCTGCTTATAAGAGTCAAATTGATGCTAGAGCAGACAATCATCGGACAAAACCTAGTTTTGATAATCAGGAAATCACGGTCAAAGCAGGTGAAACTGTACAATTGAATGATAGTAAAAATGTGTTCAATTATTATCATGAGATCAGAAACGACGGAAATACAAGTGTGTCAAAAGATGGAAACACGTTGAAGATCACTCCTTCTATAAACTCTAATGATGGAGAGATTGTTTTTCAAAGAAATTCTCCTGTTTCCGGTGTTCAATATTTTTGGGTGAAAGAAAATGCTCAAACGATGACAACAGCCGGTGAAGCTCAATCGACACAAACTAAAATTCGCGTCAAGGTTGTTAAGACTGGTTCGGCAGCGGCTCAAAAATTTGATGAAGAGGGCAACCCGCTTGCAGATGCTGTTTTCAGATTTGAATATGATGGGATAGTTGAAGAGCGAACAACAGGTGAGGATGGCTTGGTCAATCTTGATGACATTTTAATGGGGACAAGTGTAACGATCACAGAAATTCGTGCTCCTGAAGGTCGTGTTATCGATAACATTCCACAAACAGTCGTGATCGAGCCTGGACAAACGATTACAAAAACATTCACGAATCGTTGGGCTCAACAACCAATCAAATTGATCAAACGTGAAAAGGATGCGAATCGACCGTTAAAAGATGTCCCATTTGCTTTATACAAGCTGACTGGTGTGACAAAAACACTGATTGGTGAATATAAAACAGATGACAATGGAGAAATAAATATCGAACGACTTTTATATAATAGGGATGGTTACCGATTTGTTGAATTGGAGCCGCTGCATGGTTTTTTACCAAACACAACAGAATATGATTTCAACGTTACGGTGGAAAACGATGGGAAATTAATAGAGCTCATCGTTGATAATGAGCCTAATCCAGTAGTGCTCAATACAACTGCAACTGGAAAAAATGGGGAAAAATTTGTTGATCCGACAAAAGAAATCGAATTAGAAGATACGATTTACTATAAATGGCTATTTGCTGGAAGAACCTATCAGTACACTGCGAAAATCGTCGATCAAGAGACAGGCGAGGTTCTTGAAACACTTCAAGGATCATTTGTTCCGCCAGCTTATGAAGGTTTTCATGTGGTAAAAACGACTGTAGATGGAAATAAATATCGTGGAAAAAAACTTGTTTTCTATGAATACATCTATGACACCCTAAGTAAAAAAGAAGTAGCCAAACATGAAGATATCAATGATGAAGGACAATCGATAAAAGTCAATGATCCTAAAATAACTACAAAAGCACAGGGAGAAGATGGCAGGCAACAATTTAACCCCTTAACAAAAGTTCCAGTCAAAGAAACAGCTTCATTTACTGATCTTGTTGTCGGACATAAATACACAACGACTGTTCAGGCTTATAGATTAAATGATAATACACCATATGATGATGCTTTGGAAACGAAAACATTCATTGCAACAAGCCCGACGATGGAAGTGACATTTGATTTTATTTTAGATGGCAAAGACCTACAAGGGAATGGACTTGTCTTTACTGAA
This sequence is a window from Enterococcus wangshanyuanii. Protein-coding genes within it:
- a CDS encoding helix-turn-helix domain-containing protein, giving the protein MKTKSDGEVLKQLRTYRKLTQLECCQGIISRHTYSKIERNQTGIQVQILVELLERLHVSYDDFLFLKMGGQTPEFYRKKCAEYTRENLSHDYPQKLYNTLEKKKEQSIKHFHDYLFCKKRMNELDVEKIEQISESDLNQLHSYINRLTFFSTIDLTLFSDMCTFLTYKTAKYAGLKIIEQLDDFSDYLSLTQAYQQAFHQALTTMTSVALNNNDYLFVQLLLKKTKEFIFYFPSHYYLVNFHLNTDILNYKQTENNYYLTKLFVLKDYMKILEDHSLANKIEEQIKTLLQQTASLPTNQSKYL
- a CDS encoding VaFE repeat-containing surface-anchored protein, yielding MKIRQQKILTWLVLFFMLASNFIFVIQPITAYAENGVENSLVDDEQRDQSIDATDSQTIETSTEELETPNELEAAFPEPVIEKDSLLEEESTEENTEQERSGAELAARADPYSVEGLTDAEIIALANHMYGSYASVNPTFEVHVTNDQGVVLNIPFARARGVGSVEKLIPMSYSVKLDQTWLIIALHVEKFRIDGGIAYCVQPGVEFGQGEGYVPHPSIGLINENQKQIINNIINFGSNGNDSDELYMATQFYIWEALGYTVQSDLTNYAAYKSQIDARADNHRTKPSFDNQEITVKAGETVQLNDSKNVFNYYHEIRNDGNTSVSKDGNTLKITPSINSNDGEIVFQRNSPVSGVQYFWVKENAQTMTTAGEAQSTQTKIRVKVVKTGSAAAQKFDEEGNPLADAVFRFEYDGIVEERTTGEDGLVNLDDILMGTSVTITEIRAPEGRVIDNIPQTVVIEPGQTITKTFTNRWAQQPIKLIKREKDANRPLKDVPFALYKLTGVTKTLIGEYKTDDNGEINIERLLYNRDGYRFVELEPLHGFLPNTTEYDFNVTVENDGKLIELIVDNEPNPVVLNTTATGKNGEKFVDPTKEIELEDTIYYKWLFAGRTYQYTAKIVDQETGEVLETLQGSFVPPAYEGFHVVKTTVDGNKYRGKKLVFYEYIYDTLSKKEVAKHEDINDEGQSIKVNDPKITTKAQGEDGRQQFNPLTKVPVKETASFTDLVVGHKYTTTVQAYRLNDNTPYDDALETKTFIATSPTMEVTFDFILDGKDLQGNGLVFTEKLFYESEEVANHEDLENGDQTVSFTDPEISTKAHGKDKQQKFDPLAKIPIKETAVFTDLIIGDEYKVIVQGYRLSTGEPYEKIREEAVFTATETKMSYSFDFVLSGKELAGDGIVFTEKLLFNDEVIAEHNDLTNKKQTIQFTDPKITTLAQGKNREKILVPAQNTTIQETAKITGLIIGHKYTVNVNGHRLSDGRGIDELTKQKTFIAEKTEITLSFEYQIDSQLFSNDGIVFTETLLTENEVIAEHLDLENEKQTVRFKPLVNNTSTLPATSGPRSSLPSTGENASENLALFALFMLILCVILQLERRKKLR